A window of Psychromonas sp. CNPT3 contains these coding sequences:
- a CDS encoding PstS family phosphate ABC transporter substrate-binding protein: MTIKSNINTLIVSGLLLSSASVFAAKVDTAIPSYVKTAGVSGTLSSVGSDTLANMMTLWAEKFKGYYPSVNVQIQAAGSSTAPPALTAATSQFGPMSRQMKSKEIMAFEKTYGYKPTKIIVAIDALAVFVHKDNPIKGLSIADVDAIFSSTLKCGAKEEISDWGGLGLKGSWTQRDIQIFGRNSVSGTYGYFKKKALCKGDYKKNVNEQPGSASVVQSVSSSLNAIGYSGIGYRTSGVRAVAIAKKGTKYIEPSLENAANGKYPLSRYLYVYVNKHPNKPLSVMQTEFIKLMLSQQGQEIVSKDGYIPLSNKFIAKQLISLHIEN, translated from the coding sequence ATGACTATAAAAAGCAACATTAATACATTGATCGTGAGTGGGTTATTACTCTCTTCTGCGAGTGTTTTTGCAGCAAAGGTAGATACTGCTATTCCTAGTTATGTAAAAACTGCTGGCGTATCCGGCACTTTATCATCAGTGGGCTCAGATACACTGGCGAATATGATGACGTTATGGGCTGAAAAATTTAAAGGTTACTACCCGAGTGTCAATGTGCAAATACAAGCAGCGGGATCGTCTACTGCGCCACCGGCACTTACTGCCGCTACGTCTCAGTTTGGACCGATGAGTCGACAAATGAAATCAAAAGAAATAATGGCTTTTGAAAAAACCTATGGTTATAAGCCAACTAAAATTATTGTCGCAATTGATGCTTTAGCTGTTTTTGTACATAAAGATAACCCGATCAAAGGATTGAGCATTGCAGATGTAGATGCAATCTTTTCAAGTACACTAAAATGTGGCGCCAAAGAAGAGATCAGTGATTGGGGCGGTTTGGGCTTAAAAGGGAGTTGGACACAACGAGATATTCAAATATTCGGGCGTAATTCAGTTTCTGGTACTTATGGATACTTTAAAAAGAAAGCGCTATGTAAAGGCGATTATAAAAAGAACGTAAATGAGCAACCGGGATCGGCTTCTGTGGTGCAATCTGTTTCATCGTCTTTAAATGCGATAGGTTATTCAGGTATAGGTTATCGAACTTCGGGCGTTCGTGCTGTCGCAATTGCGAAGAAAGGCACTAAATACATTGAGCCTAGTTTAGAAAATGCAGCGAATGGAAAATACCCACTTTCTCGTTACTTATATGTTTATGTTAATAAACACCCAAATAAACCACTTAGCGTAATGCAAACTGAGTTTATTAAATTAATGTTATCGCAACAGGGACAAGAAATTGTGTCAAAAGATGGTTATATACCATTAAGTAATAAATTTATTGCGAAGCAGCTAATTAGTCTACATATCGAAAACTAA
- the hslU gene encoding ATP-dependent protease ATPase subunit HslU: MSNMTPKQITAELDRHIIGQNKAKRAVAIALRNRWRRMQLDEEIRQEVTPKNILMIGPTGVGKTEIARRLAKLAHAPFIKVEATKFTEVGYVGKEVESIIRDLVEVSIKLTREEDMKKVTTKAADIAEDKILDILIPPAKTSGEWDTSNDVVEDGAARQSFRKKLREGKLDDKEIEVSVPSPQIGVEIMAPPGMEEMTNQLQGMFQNLAGKNENKKRKMKIKDALKSIIEIESANLINQDDIKERAIFAAENHGIVFIDEIDKICKRGDSSGPDVSREGVQRDLLPLIEGSTVSTKYGMVKTDHMLFIASGAFQVARPSDLIPELQGRLPIRVELEALTEEDLSRILTEPKASLSEQYQALLATEGVSIEFTQDGIDKIAHSAWHVNETTENIGARRLHTLMERIMDELSYEASDRKGDSVIIDAQYVANRLDDVIKNEDLSRFIL; encoded by the coding sequence ATGTCAAATATGACCCCGAAGCAAATTACTGCTGAATTAGATCGCCACATTATTGGTCAAAACAAAGCCAAGCGCGCAGTCGCTATTGCCTTGCGTAACCGCTGGCGCCGTATGCAACTCGATGAAGAAATTCGCCAAGAAGTGACGCCAAAAAATATACTTATGATCGGCCCAACAGGTGTGGGTAAAACTGAAATTGCACGTCGCCTTGCAAAACTTGCACATGCCCCTTTTATTAAAGTTGAAGCCACTAAATTTACCGAAGTGGGCTATGTGGGTAAAGAAGTCGAATCTATCATTCGCGATCTCGTTGAGGTATCTATAAAACTCACCCGCGAAGAAGATATGAAAAAAGTGACGACTAAAGCGGCTGATATTGCTGAAGACAAAATCTTAGATATCTTGATCCCCCCAGCTAAAACGTCCGGTGAATGGGACACAAGTAATGATGTTGTTGAAGATGGTGCAGCTCGTCAATCTTTTAGAAAAAAATTGCGCGAAGGAAAGCTCGACGATAAAGAAATTGAAGTTAGCGTTCCAAGCCCACAAATCGGCGTTGAGATAATGGCGCCTCCGGGCATGGAAGAGATGACCAATCAATTGCAAGGTATGTTCCAAAACCTTGCCGGTAAAAATGAAAATAAAAAACGCAAAATGAAAATAAAAGATGCGTTAAAATCCATAATAGAAATAGAAAGTGCTAATTTGATCAATCAAGACGACATTAAAGAGCGCGCTATTTTTGCAGCCGAAAATCATGGTATCGTTTTTATTGATGAGATTGATAAAATTTGTAAACGTGGTGATAGTAGTGGTCCCGATGTATCTCGTGAAGGAGTACAACGTGACCTTCTACCTTTAATTGAAGGCTCTACTGTCAGTACTAAATATGGCATGGTGAAGACGGATCATATGCTCTTTATTGCGTCTGGTGCCTTCCAAGTTGCACGCCCCTCTGATTTGATACCTGAATTACAAGGCCGTTTACCTATTCGAGTTGAACTTGAAGCGCTCACAGAAGAAGACTTGTCGCGCATTTTAACCGAGCCTAAAGCCTCTTTAAGTGAGCAGTATCAAGCACTCTTAGCAACAGAAGGTGTGAGCATTGAATTTACTCAAGATGGTATCGATAAAATTGCGCATTCTGCTTGGCATGTTAATGAAACCACTGAAAATATTGGTGCGCGTCGTTTGCATACATTAATGGAGCGCATAATGGATGAACTCTCTTATGAAGCCTCTGATCGTAAAGGTGACAGTGTGATCATCGATGCACAATATGTTGCAAATAGACTTGATGATGTTATTAAAAATGAAGACTTAAGCCGCTTTATTTTATAA
- a CDS encoding SPOR domain-containing protein, translating to MAKRPVKRTTRKRPVSKRKQAKKGFPFLAVTIATLLIGFIGYFVFAVDKPEPIKVVQPTIVKKVDLLPEKPEPRWEYEQALKVKKVEVDIPEKQLSTRPYLMQCGSFRNLKDAETLKVRIAFQGLNTVIKKTNNWYRVVLGPYERKRLAEKDRHKLQRARIDGCMIWYWNL from the coding sequence ATGGCAAAACGGCCGGTAAAACGTACTACTCGTAAACGCCCTGTTAGTAAAAGAAAGCAGGCTAAAAAAGGCTTTCCTTTTTTAGCGGTTACGATTGCTACTTTATTAATAGGCTTTATCGGCTATTTTGTTTTTGCAGTAGATAAACCAGAACCAATAAAAGTCGTGCAACCAACGATTGTAAAAAAAGTAGACCTATTACCAGAGAAGCCTGAGCCTCGCTGGGAATATGAGCAAGCATTAAAAGTAAAAAAAGTAGAAGTTGATATCCCTGAGAAACAATTATCTACCCGCCCTTACTTGATGCAATGCGGATCATTTAGAAACTTAAAGGATGCCGAAACGCTTAAAGTACGCATTGCGTTTCAAGGTCTAAATACCGTTATCAAAAAAACCAATAATTGGTATCGCGTAGTACTTGGGCCTTATGAGCGTAAACGCCTCGCCGAAAAAGACAGGCATAAGTTACAACGCGCCCGTATTGATGGCTGCATGATCTGGTACTGGAACTTATAA
- the argS gene encoding arginine--tRNA ligase: protein MKAFIQQQLEQVIVLLQKQQILPEDIQPRLVIDRTKDKSHGDFASNLALMLAKPAKQNPRALAELIVKNLPTSDIIIKTEIAGPGFINFFINPNYLEKQIDSAYASERLDVELTEVPQTVVIDYSSPNLAKEMHVGHLRSTIIGDSVVRALEFQGNNVVRQNHVGDWGTQFGMLLAYMEELRAEGQEIKKDLANLEVFYRAAKCRFDESEAFAERARHLVVELQNGNEECLVLWTEFKEISISHCQDAYRRLGVSLERKDVRGESAYNDDLSNVIRDLKEKGLLQESQGANVVFLDRFKNKEGEPLPVIIQKKDGGFLYATSDLAAIRYRQSVLNANRVLYFVDARQGLHFQQVFEVARLASFVKETTPLEHMAFGTVMGEDGKPFKTRTGSTPKLADLLTEAEERAYVLVKEKNQDMPEDELRHIAAVVGIASVKYADLSKNRTSDYVFNFDSMLSFEGNTAPYLLYAYTRVASIFKKAKIDMDSITQDISFTDEKEKDLANKIMQFNEIIKQVTKQGMPHFLCSYLFELAGLFSSFYEACPILSAPTEAQKQSRLKLAALTAKTLKQGLSLLGINTLERM, encoded by the coding sequence ATGAAAGCTTTTATCCAACAGCAACTTGAGCAAGTGATCGTTTTACTCCAAAAACAACAAATTCTTCCTGAAGATATTCAACCTCGCCTTGTTATAGACCGAACAAAAGATAAATCACACGGTGACTTTGCAAGCAACCTTGCACTTATGTTAGCAAAACCTGCAAAGCAAAATCCTCGTGCATTAGCAGAGCTGATTGTTAAAAATTTACCGACTTCAGATATTATTATTAAAACTGAAATTGCTGGACCTGGTTTTATTAACTTTTTTATCAACCCAAATTATCTTGAAAAGCAAATCGACAGTGCTTATGCAAGTGAGCGTTTAGATGTTGAATTAACCGAAGTGCCACAAACCGTCGTTATCGATTATTCGTCTCCTAACCTTGCAAAAGAAATGCACGTAGGACACTTACGCTCAACGATTATTGGCGACTCTGTGGTACGCGCTTTAGAATTCCAAGGCAACAATGTCGTCCGTCAAAACCACGTAGGGGATTGGGGAACACAATTTGGAATGCTACTTGCCTACATGGAAGAGCTACGAGCTGAAGGCCAAGAGATCAAGAAAGATCTTGCTAACCTTGAAGTATTTTACCGCGCTGCTAAATGTCGTTTTGATGAATCAGAAGCCTTTGCAGAGCGTGCTCGCCACCTTGTCGTTGAACTACAAAATGGCAATGAAGAATGTCTCGTATTATGGACTGAATTTAAAGAGATCAGTATTTCTCACTGTCAAGATGCCTACCGCCGTTTAGGTGTAAGCCTTGAACGTAAAGATGTTCGTGGTGAAAGTGCATATAATGACGATCTGTCTAATGTTATCCGCGACCTAAAAGAAAAAGGTTTATTACAAGAAAGCCAAGGTGCTAATGTCGTTTTCTTAGACCGCTTTAAAAACAAAGAAGGTGAGCCTCTTCCTGTTATTATTCAGAAAAAAGATGGTGGTTTCCTTTACGCAACCTCTGACTTAGCGGCTATCCGTTACCGTCAATCAGTATTAAACGCTAACCGTGTTCTTTACTTTGTAGATGCACGTCAAGGACTACACTTCCAACAAGTCTTTGAAGTGGCACGTTTAGCCAGTTTTGTTAAAGAAACAACACCGCTAGAGCACATGGCATTTGGTACGGTTATGGGTGAAGATGGAAAACCTTTCAAAACACGTACAGGCTCAACCCCTAAACTTGCAGATTTGTTAACAGAAGCAGAAGAACGTGCTTATGTGTTAGTAAAAGAAAAAAATCAAGATATGCCTGAAGATGAACTACGTCACATTGCTGCCGTTGTCGGTATTGCTTCCGTTAAATATGCAGATTTATCTAAAAATCGTACCAGTGATTACGTCTTTAATTTTGATAGCATGCTTAGCTTTGAAGGCAATACAGCGCCGTACCTTTTATATGCATATACGCGTGTAGCGAGTATCTTTAAGAAAGCTAAAATAGATATGGACAGCATCACTCAAGATATTTCTTTCACTGATGAAAAAGAAAAAGATCTGGCTAATAAAATCATGCAATTCAATGAAATTATTAAACAAGTGACAAAACAAGGTATGCCTCACTTCTTGTGTTCTTACTTATTTGAACTTGCTGGATTATTCTCTAGCTTCTATGAAGCATGTCCAATCCTAAGTGCACCAACAGAAGCGCAAAAACAAAGTCGTTTAAAATTAGCTGCATTAACTGCTAAAACATTAAAACAAGGCTTATCATTACTTGGTATTAATACCTTGGAGCGCATGTAA
- the phoR gene encoding phosphate regulon sensor histidine kinase PhoR: MYSTVPFYRGVWKSLYLYSILIMIGFFCDEILLSILIANFIQIFWFYRYQFKLFKWLWRDKKRTPPIGTGSWEMIFNGLFRLQNRHYAKRAALTLTIKKFRAGADAVPDALIFLDSNYAIIWSNQLAQQLLGLKLPRDIGQQISNLIRIPVFIKELKSNLAVKCIEITSPINNNIRLEIRFIRYLDKQQILIVRDITQVHQLEEVKRNFVANLSHELRTPLTVLKGYLEIFDVDDLPVEYKRALKAMSEQSLRMEALIDDLLLLSRIENGAMVDLNQEVNIALIISQIEQECKMIAVDKKLNLIFNVDSTLISYGNASYLRSAMSNLVFNAINYSPAGGNIKITWNGSTQGGLFSVKDDGFGISTKDLVNITQRFYRAEIEGVTSKGSGLGLSIVKHALKNHDSELLIKSKLHKGSTFSFILPKVTIKRD; this comes from the coding sequence ATGTACTCAACAGTCCCCTTTTATAGGGGCGTATGGAAGAGCCTCTATCTCTATTCTATTTTAATTATGATAGGTTTCTTTTGTGATGAAATTTTATTAAGCATCTTGATTGCTAATTTCATTCAAATTTTTTGGTTTTATCGTTATCAATTTAAGTTGTTTAAGTGGTTATGGCGAGATAAAAAACGTACTCCCCCGATAGGAACGGGTAGTTGGGAGATGATTTTTAACGGTTTATTTAGATTGCAGAATCGTCATTACGCTAAGCGCGCAGCATTAACTCTCACCATTAAAAAGTTTCGTGCTGGGGCGGATGCGGTGCCCGATGCGTTAATATTTTTAGATTCAAATTACGCTATCATTTGGAGCAATCAGCTTGCTCAACAATTATTAGGTTTAAAATTACCTCGAGATATAGGTCAACAGATTAGTAATTTGATCCGTATACCTGTTTTTATTAAAGAGTTAAAAAGTAACCTTGCCGTTAAATGTATAGAGATAACATCACCTATTAATAACAATATTCGGCTTGAAATTCGTTTTATTCGTTATTTAGATAAACAACAAATACTCATTGTTCGAGATATTACTCAGGTACACCAATTAGAAGAAGTAAAACGTAATTTCGTTGCTAATTTATCCCATGAATTAAGAACGCCTTTAACCGTTTTAAAAGGGTACCTTGAAATTTTCGATGTTGATGATTTACCGGTGGAATATAAAAGAGCGCTTAAGGCCATGTCGGAGCAAAGCTTACGCATGGAGGCGCTTATCGATGATCTATTACTTTTGTCTCGCATTGAAAATGGTGCGATGGTTGATTTAAACCAGGAAGTTAATATTGCGTTGATAATTTCACAAATAGAGCAAGAATGTAAGATGATCGCCGTTGATAAAAAGCTAAACCTTATTTTTAATGTAGATAGTACATTGATAAGTTATGGCAATGCATCTTATCTGCGTAGCGCTATGTCGAACTTGGTTTTTAATGCGATAAATTACTCTCCTGCAGGCGGTAATATAAAGATCACCTGGAATGGCTCTACTCAAGGGGGGCTTTTTAGCGTTAAAGATGATGGTTTTGGTATATCGACGAAAGATTTAGTGAATATTACCCAGCGTTTTTATAGAGCGGAGATTGAAGGGGTGACAAGCAAAGGATCGGGTCTTGGTTTATCCATCGTAAAGCATGCATTAAAAAATCATGATAGTGAGTTATTGATAAAGAGTAAGTTACATAAAGGCAGTACTTTTAGCTTTATTTTGCCAAAAGTCACTATAAAGAGAGATTAA
- the hslV gene encoding ATP-dependent protease subunit HslV — MTTIVSVRRGNQVVVGGDGQVSLGNTVMKSNARKVHRLYNNQVIAGFAGGTADAFTLLERFEAKLQAHQGNLERAAVELAKDWRTDKMLRRLEALLAVADAKHSYIITGNGDVIRPENDLIAIGSGGNFAQSAAMALLENTDLDAKTIVEKALTIAGNICVFTNTTQTIEVIDFESSEK, encoded by the coding sequence ATGACGACGATTGTTTCAGTACGTCGCGGCAACCAAGTAGTTGTCGGTGGTGATGGTCAAGTTTCTCTCGGTAATACCGTCATGAAAAGTAACGCTCGCAAAGTACACCGTTTATACAATAACCAAGTAATTGCCGGTTTTGCCGGGGGCACTGCGGATGCATTCACGCTATTAGAGCGATTCGAAGCCAAATTACAAGCGCATCAAGGTAACTTAGAGCGCGCAGCCGTTGAGCTTGCAAAAGATTGGCGAACCGACAAGATGTTACGCCGACTAGAAGCATTGCTCGCCGTAGCAGATGCTAAGCATTCATATATTATCACCGGTAATGGGGATGTTATTCGCCCAGAGAACGATTTAATTGCCATTGGCTCTGGTGGTAATTTTGCACAATCGGCAGCCATGGCGCTTCTTGAAAATACCGATTTAGATGCCAAAACCATTGTTGAAAAAGCACTGACTATCGCAGGAAATATCTGTGTATTTACCAATACTACTCAAACGATTGAAGTTATCGACTTTGAAAGTAGTGAGAAATAG
- the phoB gene encoding phosphate regulon transcriptional regulator PhoB — translation MLKRILVVEDEISIQEMICFCLQKNGFEVEAVRDYQNAVQKVSHQEFDIVLLDWMIIGGSGLRFINYLKSEPELCNIPVIMLTARSAEEDKVEGLDAGADDYMTKPFSPKELIARLSAVLRRGESFSQDSKIKINGLSLDPISYKVDVLGGTIKLGPLEFKLLHFFMTHIDRVYSRDQLLDRIWGTQTYIEDRTVDVHIRRLRSALSETGRDKHIQTVRGFGYRFSIEYN, via the coding sequence ATGTTAAAGAGAATTTTAGTTGTTGAAGATGAAATATCGATTCAAGAAATGATTTGCTTTTGTTTACAAAAAAACGGATTTGAAGTTGAGGCGGTACGAGATTATCAAAATGCGGTACAAAAAGTATCGCATCAAGAATTTGATATTGTTCTATTAGATTGGATGATTATCGGAGGGAGTGGTTTACGTTTTATTAATTATTTAAAATCAGAGCCAGAGCTCTGTAACATTCCTGTGATCATGCTTACAGCAAGGAGCGCAGAAGAAGATAAGGTTGAAGGACTCGACGCAGGGGCGGATGATTATATGACGAAGCCCTTTTCGCCAAAAGAGTTAATTGCGAGGCTGAGCGCCGTGTTAAGGCGAGGGGAATCGTTTAGTCAAGATTCAAAAATAAAAATTAATGGTTTAAGTTTGGATCCTATCTCTTATAAAGTGGATGTACTCGGTGGCACCATAAAATTAGGACCACTTGAATTTAAGTTGTTACATTTTTTTATGACACACATAGATAGAGTTTATTCCCGCGATCAATTATTAGATCGTATTTGGGGAACACAAACATATATAGAAGACAGAACTGTCGACGTACATATCAGAAGATTAAGATCTGCATTATCAGAAACAGGACGCGATAAGCACATTCAAACCGTACGCGGATTTGGATACCGATTTTCAATAGAATATAACTAA
- a CDS encoding YbaK/EbsC family protein, with product MTHIENIYQTNIKLLLQCDIQFNEWKHESITDTETDDRVMASLKITGTLTKSLFLKIKGGGFALFLTDKRKRLDSKLMKSVLGKRVSICSNEEMIEQIGCIPGAVCPFGLPEHVQLVIDTDLYSSEELLYTPGYPTGTIGIPGCSLPIILKHLPNVVHEV from the coding sequence ATGACACATATCGAAAACATTTATCAAACTAACATAAAGTTGTTACTTCAGTGCGATATTCAATTTAATGAATGGAAGCATGAGTCCATCACTGACACCGAAACAGATGATAGAGTGATGGCATCATTGAAGATCACCGGGACTTTAACTAAAAGTTTATTCTTGAAAATTAAAGGGGGTGGTTTTGCCTTGTTTTTAACTGACAAACGTAAACGATTAGATAGTAAGTTAATGAAATCAGTACTAGGAAAACGAGTGTCAATTTGCAGTAATGAAGAAATGATAGAACAAATTGGCTGTATTCCCGGCGCAGTGTGTCCTTTTGGTTTGCCCGAGCACGTGCAACTGGTTATCGATACTGATTTATATAGCAGTGAAGAATTGCTTTATACACCGGGCTACCCCACAGGAACAATCGGCATCCCGGGCTGTAGCTTACCGATTATTCTTAAGCATTTACCAAATGTTGTACATGAAGTTTAA
- a CDS encoding ferredoxin reductase family protein gives MKKFYFKIISILFLLTILCIQAEAHTLLSSATLWQYRSALIQLSGIISVTLMSIVLLLALRLPLIENMTKGLDKSYHLHKWIGISALITSILHWFFTTVAKNFIDRPTHRRSPIDADSFVALIRPLRSLAESIGEVFFYGVLILGAISLLRHIGYKTFKLSHKLMPLCFIAFAFHSVILIKPAYWDYPITYITLFIITIGLVAAILSLNGKIGKKKRHHAVLSSFYHDHSNQVTELSLSVQGWPEHKSGQFAYLNFGANNIHPFSIASTYKKNAPLRFLIKELGDFTSDLKNQLTIGQTIKIEGPYGKFNFNDQRDQIWIAGGIGIAAFKAQLQTQRTLSVNKSVTLYYCTKKPSKTLTLELRKEAKLANIDLKIIDTRSDPLLTITMLNDSHKNLNAHSIWFCGPTRFSDKLKADLIALNYNLQLFHQEYFSMR, from the coding sequence ATGAAAAAATTCTATTTTAAAATAATATCAATCCTTTTTCTGTTAACAATATTATGTATTCAAGCAGAGGCTCACACTCTGCTTAGCAGTGCAACGCTATGGCAATATCGCAGTGCACTTATCCAGTTGTCCGGCATTATTAGCGTTACCTTGATGAGTATTGTTCTGCTACTGGCCCTTAGGCTTCCTTTGATAGAAAACATGACTAAAGGCCTCGATAAGTCCTATCACCTGCATAAATGGATAGGTATTAGTGCATTAATCACCTCAATACTACATTGGTTCTTTACAACGGTTGCTAAGAACTTCATAGACAGACCGACTCACAGGCGCAGTCCTATCGATGCCGATTCATTTGTTGCCCTTATACGCCCGCTTCGATCGCTTGCAGAGTCGATAGGTGAAGTGTTTTTCTACGGCGTGTTAATACTCGGCGCTATCTCTCTCCTTCGCCATATTGGTTATAAAACATTTAAACTCTCACATAAATTAATGCCACTCTGTTTTATTGCCTTCGCATTCCACAGTGTTATTTTAATAAAGCCTGCCTATTGGGACTATCCCATAACCTATATCACCCTCTTTATTATTACGATTGGTTTAGTCGCTGCGATTTTAAGCTTAAATGGAAAAATAGGTAAAAAAAAGAGACACCATGCCGTGCTAAGTTCTTTTTATCATGATCATAGCAATCAAGTAACCGAATTGAGTTTATCCGTACAAGGATGGCCGGAACATAAGAGTGGTCAATTTGCTTATCTTAATTTTGGGGCTAACAATATTCACCCCTTTAGTATTGCGAGTACCTATAAAAAGAATGCTCCACTACGTTTCTTAATTAAAGAGCTGGGTGACTTTACCTCTGACTTAAAAAACCAGTTAACAATAGGTCAAACAATTAAGATTGAAGGTCCCTATGGAAAATTTAATTTTAATGATCAACGTGATCAAATATGGATCGCAGGTGGAATAGGGATCGCAGCTTTTAAGGCTCAATTACAAACCCAAAGAACATTATCGGTAAATAAATCAGTGACACTTTACTATTGTACGAAAAAACCGAGTAAAACATTAACACTCGAATTACGAAAAGAAGCTAAATTGGCAAATATTGATCTAAAAATAATAGATACGCGCAGCGATCCTCTGTTAACAATTACAATGTTGAATGACAGCCATAAAAACTTAAATGCACATTCTATTTGGTTTTGTGGGCCCACTCGATTTTCAGATAAGCTAAAAGCCGATTTAATAGCCCTAAATTATAATTTACAGTTATTCCACCAAGAGTATTTTTCAATGCGTTGA